One stretch of Oceanispirochaeta sp. DNA includes these proteins:
- a CDS encoding uroporphyrinogen decarboxylase family protein, translating to MDTQKTLPFGTPGQVREEVLEHCEQFSGNGGFVISTIHNVQKETPIKNMVAMLDALQEYNKKYKYLGEIQ from the coding sequence GTGGATACACAGAAAACCCTGCCCTTCGGGACTCCCGGGCAGGTGAGAGAAGAGGTGTTAGAACACTGTGAACAATTTTCCGGAAATGGGGGATTTGTAATCAGCACAATTCACAATGTTCAGAAAGAAACCCCTATAAAAAACATGGTAGCAATGCTGGATGCATTACAAGAATACAACAAAAAATATAAATATTTAGGAGAAATACAATGA
- a CDS encoding ABC transporter permease, with the protein MVNTDERNAEGVKMNTKNLKIDKTHKWNRVVKKYYIYAVLLLIVIVFSVMKLDEVTFFGRGHFLSPASITNLLRSAVPILTLSGAFTLLMISGNIDLSVGSAMSLNAVVYSLMILNGFSMGIAFILTLILGIFCGFINGYIVQKLRITPVIATLVTLNLFKGVALLIVPNGVSAIKGTADKVMPIWINDYARKKVLLGLPTAFYVAILVIVLLIITQRKTILGKYAVAVGGNRTAAELSGINARQVAWLLYILVGFMAALAGIARASYMSTGNPLSGDGMELDNIIAVLLGGTAFAGGEGSVAKTMVGALIIMCVTTGLMTVIPPYWQSVAKGTVLVIAVVLNKMLIKTGVEA; encoded by the coding sequence ATGGTAAATACTGATGAGCGGAATGCGGAAGGTGTGAAGATGAATACTAAGAATTTAAAGATAGATAAGACTCATAAATGGAACAGAGTTGTAAAAAAATACTACATATACGCTGTGTTGCTGTTGATAGTCATTGTTTTCAGCGTCATGAAGCTGGATGAAGTTACTTTCTTCGGAAGGGGGCATTTTTTAAGCCCGGCAAGCATAACCAATCTGCTGAGAAGTGCGGTTCCGATCCTGACTCTGAGTGGAGCGTTCACTCTGCTGATGATTTCCGGAAATATAGACTTGTCGGTGGGAAGTGCCATGAGTCTGAATGCGGTAGTTTACTCGTTGATGATCCTGAATGGTTTCTCCATGGGAATCGCCTTTATCCTGACACTCATTCTGGGTATATTCTGCGGATTCATAAATGGTTATATAGTTCAGAAGCTGAGAATTACACCGGTTATTGCAACATTGGTGACCTTAAACCTGTTCAAGGGTGTGGCTCTCCTTATTGTACCCAATGGTGTATCAGCAATAAAAGGGACGGCAGATAAAGTTATGCCTATATGGATCAATGATTATGCCCGGAAAAAAGTCCTCCTTGGACTTCCGACAGCATTCTATGTCGCCATATTGGTAATCGTATTGCTGATAATCACTCAAAGAAAAACAATCCTGGGCAAATATGCCGTTGCAGTCGGTGGTAACAGAACTGCTGCAGAGTTATCCGGTATTAACGCCAGACAAGTTGCCTGGCTGCTTTATATCCTGGTGGGATTTATGGCCGCATTGGCTGGAATTGCCCGGGCAAGCTACATGTCTACAGGCAATCCTCTTTCCGGTGACGGTATGGAACTGGATAACATAATAGCTGTTTTACTGGGAGGAACCGCATTTGCTGGTGGAGAAGGATCTGTTGCGAAAACCATGGTTGGGGCCTTGATTATAATGTGTGTCACAACCGGTCTGATGACTGTTATCCCCCCGTACTGGCAGTCAGTGGCTAAGGGTACGGTGCTGGTTATTGCAGTGGTCCTCAACAAGATGCTGATCAAGACTGGAGTTGAAGCCTGA